The genome window CATGAGGTTTCACTTATTTCAAGCGAAGAGTAGGCTAGGCGATGTCAATTATAACCTGGATAGATTGGTAAGTTATGTGAAGGCTAATTGCGGCAATGGGGATGTGGTGGTTACTCCTGAACTATATTTGCCGGGCTACATGTCTCGCGATCTTCACTTTAATATGGCAGAACCAATAAATGGCAACATAATTAGAACGCTCACGGCCGCTGCCGCAGAAACCGGATGCACAGTAATAACTGGAATGGGGGAGCGAGATGAAGTTACCGATGTGATATATAATGCCGCAATAGTGGTTGGACCAAATGGATTAATAGCTAAATATCGTAAGAGGCACTTGCCGAGTTATGGCGTATTTGATGAGGCGCGTTACTTTGGGATCGGCGAGGAGGATGCTCCGGTGTTTGATATAAATGGAACGAGGCTGGGCCTAGCTATTTGTTACGATGCGTTCTATCCTGAAGTCTCCCGAAGCCTAATGCTAAGGGGCGCAAAGATACATGTATACATAAGTGCGGCGCCGGATATGAGTAAAAATCACTTCGAGGCATTCATGAGGGCGCGAGCCATGGAAAACGTCGTTTATACAGTATACGTAAACACGGTGGGCCAATATGATGGGTTGGGATTCTTCGGCGGAAGCCACGCCGTTGATCCGCTTGGCGAAGTCATAATTAAGGCCAAGTATTATGATGAGGATTATGTTACCGTGGACATAGATCCATCGATGGTAACAAGATACAGGTCGATAAGACCCATATTAAAGGATTATCAAAGGAGCGATAGGGAAATGCTTTATAGAAGCATGGAGGCTGAGCGATTATGAGTTGCGAAGATGAGGTAAGGCAGCTCTTAAATTATAGGGATGAATTGTTGAAAGACATTGATGAATACAACGAATTAATAGCGAGCTATGCCAATGACTTAACTGCAATAGAGAACATGTATAGGAAATTAATGAATGAGGTGAATAAGTGTGGAGGACTGTAATGATGCGATTAAGATAAGGCAGGAATTAATAAGGCTTAATTCCAGAAAGGCATCGCTCCATGAAGAATCGCTGGAGTTATTTAATGAGGCGAGAGCTGCCTTGTTAAGATTAGTGGCACTACATAGTCAATATGAATTGGCATGTAAATCAAGCGATCCATTAATCAATAATGAATACAAACAATTCATAGAATCCATGATGGGGAAATACCTACTAAAAAAGGATAATGTATCCTAAACCCTAATTGGGCCTCGACAAAGAGGGCCCATTCATGCAATTTAGGCAACAAAAAATCTAATCCCCTCCCCCGAAGGTTTTGAGGGGCAAGGATTTCCTCAAAGTCTTAGGGTTTATATCCTTGTTTTAGGCGTGGGGTCATTGGGATAAAATTT of Thermocladium sp. ECH_B contains these proteins:
- a CDS encoding nitrilase, producing MRFHLFQAKSRLGDVNYNLDRLVSYVKANCGNGDVVVTPELYLPGYMSRDLHFNMAEPINGNIIRTLTAAAAETGCTVITGMGERDEVTDVIYNAAIVVGPNGLIAKYRKRHLPSYGVFDEARYFGIGEEDAPVFDINGTRLGLAICYDAFYPEVSRSLMLRGAKIHVYISAAPDMSKNHFEAFMRARAMENVVYTVYVNTVGQYDGLGFFGGSHAVDPLGEVIIKAKYYDEDYVTVDIDPSMVTRYRSIRPILKDYQRSDREMLYRSMEAERL